A genome region from Streptomyces sp. NBC_01296 includes the following:
- a CDS encoding MFS transporter — translation MPSPSPWPEPSPVSLSPTPYPRRWAAAVMMVAALMDLLDVTIVNVAIPSIGRELHASQSALQWLVSAYLLGFAATLIVSGHLGDRYGRKALFLAGTAGFGLASLGCGLAQSPGRLIAARAVQGVMAALLMPQVLGSFRTLFQGKERGTVFGMYGAVAGFASAVGLLLGGLLTDADLFGWGWRSIFLVNVPVALAACVAGAVLVPATRERGAGRPDLAGSLVLAGALIAVVLPLVQGEANGWPLWGWLCLAAGVLAVIGLGVLEARRRGATVPLLPARAFRLPAFSVGLAVQLLFAVGMQGFFLVFAIWLQGGEGYTPMQAGVLTVAFSVGSFLTAPAADSLAVRFGRLVLAAGALMMVGGFAGVWYAVSASAAAHTGAWPLAPGLLVAGAGLGFLVVPLVNVVLSAVPADIAGGASGIFSTAQQFGGALGAAAIGSVFFGALADGGPTHALTAAMPWVTAGFLLSAVLCLALPRTAVSPEPAPSDPEPLPA, via the coding sequence ATGCCCTCGCCTTCGCCCTGGCCCGAGCCGTCGCCCGTGTCCCTGTCCCCGACCCCCTATCCGCGCCGCTGGGCCGCCGCCGTCATGATGGTCGCCGCGCTCATGGACCTGCTCGACGTGACCATCGTCAACGTCGCCATCCCCTCCATCGGCCGCGAGCTGCACGCCTCGCAGAGCGCCCTGCAGTGGCTCGTCTCCGCCTACCTCCTCGGCTTCGCCGCCACCCTGATCGTCTCCGGGCACCTCGGCGACCGGTACGGGCGCAAGGCCCTGTTCCTCGCCGGAACCGCCGGCTTCGGCCTCGCCAGCCTCGGCTGCGGCCTCGCCCAGAGCCCCGGCCGGCTGATCGCCGCCCGCGCCGTGCAGGGCGTCATGGCCGCCCTGCTGATGCCCCAGGTGCTCGGCTCCTTCCGCACCCTGTTCCAGGGCAAGGAACGCGGCACCGTCTTCGGGATGTACGGGGCCGTCGCCGGCTTCGCCTCCGCCGTCGGGCTGCTGCTCGGCGGCCTGCTCACCGACGCCGACCTGTTCGGCTGGGGCTGGCGGTCCATCTTCCTCGTCAACGTGCCGGTCGCCCTGGCCGCCTGCGTGGCCGGAGCCGTCCTGGTCCCCGCCACCCGCGAGCGCGGCGCTGGCCGCCCCGACCTGGCCGGCAGCCTCGTCCTCGCCGGCGCCCTGATCGCCGTCGTGCTGCCGCTCGTCCAGGGCGAGGCGAACGGCTGGCCGCTGTGGGGCTGGCTGTGCCTGGCCGCCGGGGTCCTCGCCGTCATCGGCCTCGGCGTACTCGAAGCCCGCCGGCGCGGGGCGACCGTACCGCTGCTGCCCGCCCGCGCCTTCCGACTCCCCGCCTTCTCCGTCGGCCTCGCCGTCCAACTGCTCTTCGCCGTCGGCATGCAGGGCTTCTTCCTGGTCTTCGCGATCTGGCTGCAGGGCGGCGAGGGCTACACCCCGATGCAGGCCGGCGTGCTCACCGTCGCGTTCTCCGTCGGCAGCTTCCTGACCGCTCCCGCCGCCGACTCCCTCGCCGTCCGCTTCGGCCGCCTCGTGCTCGCCGCCGGCGCGCTGATGATGGTGGGAGGCTTCGCCGGGGTCTGGTACGCCGTCTCCGCCTCCGCCGCCGCACACACCGGCGCCTGGCCGCTCGCCCCCGGCCTGCTCGTCGCGGGCGCCGGACTCGGCTTCCTGGTCGTGCCGCTGGTCAACGTCGTCCTGTCCGCCGTCCCCGCCGACATCGCGGGCGGGGCCTCCGGAATCTTCTCCACCGCCCAGCAGTTCGGCGGCGCCCTGGGCGCGGCCGCCATCGGCAGCGTCTTCTTCGGCGCCCTCGCCGACGGCGGGCCCACGCACGCCCTGACCGCCGCCATGCCCTGGGTGACCGCCGGATTCCTGCTCAGCGCGGTGCTCTGCCTGGCCCTGCCGCGCACGGCGGTGTCCCCCGAACCGGCGCCCTCGGACCCCGAGCCGCTGCCGGCGTAA
- a CDS encoding serine protease — protein MLTVSTLAALIKRTLAVGAVALAAVSLQPGAANASQAPVVGGTRAAQGEFPFMVRLSMGCGGALYTQQIVLTAAHCVNGSGNNTSITATAGVVDLNSSSAVKVKSTKVLQAPGYNGKGKDWALIKLAKPINLPTLKIADTKAFDNGTFTVAGWGATREGGGQQRYLMKATVPFVSDASCQSSYGSDLVPSDEICAGLPQGGVDTCQGDSGGPMFRRDSNNAWIQVGIVSWGEGCARPNFPGVYTEVSTFATAIKNAAATL, from the coding sequence GTGTTGACCGTGTCCACCCTTGCCGCACTCATCAAGCGCACCCTCGCCGTCGGCGCAGTGGCCCTCGCCGCCGTCAGCCTCCAGCCCGGCGCAGCCAACGCCTCCCAGGCCCCCGTCGTCGGCGGCACCCGCGCCGCCCAGGGCGAGTTCCCCTTCATGGTCCGCCTCTCCATGGGCTGCGGCGGCGCCCTCTACACCCAGCAGATCGTCCTCACCGCCGCCCACTGCGTGAACGGCTCCGGGAACAACACCTCCATCACCGCCACCGCCGGAGTCGTCGACCTCAACAGCTCCAGCGCCGTCAAGGTCAAATCCACCAAGGTCCTCCAGGCCCCCGGCTACAACGGCAAGGGCAAGGACTGGGCCCTCATCAAACTCGCCAAGCCCATCAACCTGCCCACCCTCAAGATCGCCGACACCAAGGCCTTCGACAACGGCACCTTCACCGTCGCCGGCTGGGGCGCCACCCGCGAGGGCGGCGGCCAGCAGCGGTACCTGATGAAGGCCACCGTGCCGTTCGTCTCCGACGCCAGCTGCCAGAGCTCGTACGGCAGCGACCTCGTCCCCAGCGACGAGATCTGCGCCGGGCTGCCCCAGGGCGGCGTCGACACCTGCCAGGGCGACTCCGGCGGCCCCATGTTCCGCCGCGACAGCAACAACGCCTGGATCCAGGTCGGCATAGTCAGCTGGGGCGAGGGCTGCGCCCGGCCCAACTTCCCCGGCGTCTACACCGAGGTCTCCACGTTCGCCACCGCCATCAAGAACGCGGCCGCGACCCTCTGA
- a CDS encoding chorismate mutase — protein sequence MNNSAPDEAAATGAIDENVTAELARLRDSIDNIDAAVVHMLAERFKCTQQVGHLKAKHQLPPADPTREASQIARLRELAENAKLDPAFAEKLLNFIIAEVIRHHETIAAGEE from the coding sequence ATGAACAACAGCGCCCCCGACGAAGCCGCCGCGACCGGCGCCATCGACGAGAACGTCACCGCCGAGCTGGCCCGCCTGCGCGACAGCATCGACAACATCGACGCGGCCGTCGTCCACATGCTCGCCGAGCGTTTCAAGTGCACCCAGCAGGTCGGCCACCTCAAGGCCAAGCACCAGCTGCCCCCGGCCGACCCGACCCGCGAAGCCAGCCAGATCGCCCGGCTCCGCGAACTCGCCGAGAACGCCAAACTCGACCCGGCATTCGCCGAGAAGCTCCTCAACTTCATCATCGCCGAGGTCATCCGCCACCACGAGACGATCGCTGCGGGCGAAGAGTAG
- the pepN gene encoding aminopeptidase N encodes MGPMSALTRNEAQLRAQLLDVHHYAVTLDLTGGDDTFASTTVIRFTARTAADTFVELKPDELHSAELDGSPLDPDALADNRLPLTGLGEGPHELRIATRMRYSRTGEGLHRFTDPADGEAYVYTQMFMDDIQRVFPAFDQPDLKAVFEFTVTAPAHWTVLANGITERVGHRDTDGAGIWKSAPTPVISTYLAAVAAGPWHSIRTEHAGLPFGIHCRQSLAPHLDADAEEILSVTTDCYDRYHEKFSEPYPFDSYDQAFVPEFNAGAMENPGLVTFRDEFVFRSAVTDTERQTRAMVIAHEMAHMWFGDLVTLRWWDDIWLNESFAEYMGYQTLTEATRFTGTWTEFGVNRKSWGYDADQRPTTHPVAPDPDAVPDTASALLNFDGISYAKGASALRQLVAWLGEKDFLAGINTHFTRHKFANASLADFVESLAAHTDRDVHAWADIWLRTTGIDTLTPRIEENHGGWTLTVDHHGTRPHHIAVGLYDRDPDHTLEPRELLTVDVPSDEIVSVSGPRPALLLLNDGDLSYAKVRLDDTSLETARRKLSAIPGPLTRAVVWNALRDMVRDGELEPAAYLATAAAHLPEEADLAIVQGVLAFARHHIVDRYLGPEERTDALATLTLIARGLLRRTEDGSDPGLRLAAVRAHIDAATQPDTLAAWLEDDTVPGGPELDPELRWRILARLSVLGAVGEREIDAALTADPSATGEEGAARCRAALPTAEAKAAAWERLFHDDSLSNYLFSATAQGFWQPEQADLVRDYVPRFYADVISLGARRGPAIAEAAGRYAFPGHAVDEDNLEAGHTALADPSIVPALRRKLVDQLDDLARALRVRAS; translated from the coding sequence ATGGGCCCCATGTCCGCACTGACGCGCAACGAAGCGCAGCTCCGAGCACAGCTCCTCGACGTCCACCACTACGCCGTCACCCTCGACCTCACCGGCGGCGACGACACCTTCGCATCCACGACCGTCATCCGGTTCACCGCCCGCACCGCCGCGGACACCTTCGTGGAGCTGAAACCGGACGAACTGCACTCCGCCGAACTCGACGGCAGCCCCCTCGACCCGGACGCCCTCGCCGACAACCGCCTCCCCCTCACCGGCCTCGGCGAAGGCCCCCACGAGCTGCGCATCGCCACCCGCATGCGCTACTCCCGCACCGGCGAAGGCCTCCACCGCTTCACCGACCCCGCGGACGGCGAGGCGTACGTCTACACCCAGATGTTCATGGACGACATCCAGCGCGTCTTCCCGGCCTTCGACCAGCCCGACCTCAAGGCCGTCTTCGAGTTCACCGTCACCGCCCCCGCCCACTGGACCGTCCTCGCCAACGGCATCACCGAGCGCGTCGGCCACCGCGACACCGACGGCGCGGGCATCTGGAAGTCCGCCCCCACCCCCGTCATCTCCACCTACCTCGCCGCCGTCGCCGCCGGCCCCTGGCACAGCATCCGCACCGAACACGCCGGACTGCCCTTCGGCATCCACTGCCGCCAGTCCCTCGCCCCCCACCTCGACGCCGACGCCGAGGAAATCCTCTCCGTCACCACCGACTGCTACGACCGCTACCACGAGAAGTTCTCCGAGCCCTACCCCTTCGACTCCTACGACCAGGCCTTCGTCCCCGAGTTCAACGCCGGCGCCATGGAGAACCCGGGCCTCGTCACCTTCCGCGACGAATTCGTCTTCCGCTCCGCCGTCACCGACACCGAACGCCAGACCCGCGCCATGGTCATCGCCCACGAGATGGCCCACATGTGGTTCGGCGACCTCGTCACCCTGCGCTGGTGGGACGACATCTGGCTCAACGAGTCCTTCGCCGAGTACATGGGCTACCAGACCCTCACCGAAGCCACCCGCTTCACCGGCACCTGGACCGAATTCGGCGTCAACCGCAAGTCCTGGGGCTACGACGCCGACCAGCGGCCCACCACCCACCCCGTCGCCCCCGACCCCGACGCCGTCCCCGACACCGCCAGCGCCCTCCTCAACTTCGACGGCATCTCCTACGCCAAGGGCGCCTCCGCGCTGCGCCAACTCGTCGCCTGGCTCGGCGAGAAGGACTTCCTCGCCGGCATCAACACCCACTTCACCCGCCACAAGTTCGCCAACGCCTCACTCGCCGACTTCGTCGAATCCCTCGCCGCCCACACCGACCGCGACGTCCACGCCTGGGCCGACATCTGGCTGCGCACCACCGGCATCGACACCCTCACCCCCCGCATCGAGGAGAACCACGGCGGTTGGACCCTCACCGTCGACCACCACGGCACCCGCCCCCACCACATCGCCGTCGGCCTCTACGACCGCGACCCCGACCACACCCTCGAGCCGCGCGAACTCCTCACCGTCGACGTCCCCTCCGACGAGATCGTCTCCGTCAGCGGCCCCCGCCCCGCCCTCCTCCTCCTCAACGACGGCGACCTCAGCTACGCCAAGGTCCGCCTCGACGACACCTCCCTCGAGACCGCCCGGCGCAAACTGTCCGCCATCCCCGGCCCCCTCACCCGGGCCGTCGTCTGGAACGCCCTGCGCGACATGGTCCGCGACGGCGAACTCGAACCCGCCGCCTACCTGGCCACCGCCGCCGCACACCTGCCCGAGGAAGCCGACCTGGCCATCGTCCAGGGCGTCCTCGCCTTCGCCCGCCACCACATCGTCGACCGCTACCTCGGCCCCGAAGAGCGCACCGACGCCCTCGCCACCCTCACCCTCATCGCCCGCGGCCTGCTGCGCCGCACCGAGGACGGCTCCGACCCCGGGCTGCGGCTCGCCGCCGTACGCGCCCACATCGACGCCGCCACCCAGCCCGACACCCTCGCCGCCTGGCTCGAGGACGACACCGTGCCCGGCGGCCCCGAACTCGACCCCGAACTGCGCTGGCGCATCCTCGCCCGGCTGTCCGTCCTCGGCGCCGTGGGGGAGCGCGAGATCGACGCCGCCCTCACCGCCGACCCCAGCGCCACCGGCGAGGAAGGCGCCGCCCGCTGCCGCGCCGCCCTCCCGACCGCCGAGGCCAAGGCCGCCGCCTGGGAACGCCTCTTCCACGACGACTCCCTCTCCAACTACCTCTTCAGCGCCACCGCCCAAGGCTTCTGGCAGCCCGAACAGGCCGACCTCGTACGGGACTACGTCCCCCGCTTCTACGCCGACGTCATCTCCCTCGGCGCCCGCCGCGGCCCCGCCATCGCCGAAGCCGCGGGCCGCTACGCCTTCCCCGGCCACGCCGTGGACGAGGACAACCTCGAGGCCGGCCACACCGCCCTCGCCGACCCGTCCATCGTCCCCGCCCTGCGCCGCAAGCTCGTCGACCAGCTCGACGACCTGGCCCGGGCCCTCCGCGTCCGCGCCTCCTGA
- a CDS encoding pyridoxal phosphate-dependent decarboxylase family protein, producing the protein MTAPPGTPPTPPHPLAGGRLGAEALRPLLDTVLEALHTGAQERGGPIPAGGPDALAARVHAVLGDVLPEKGHGDHEALRTLVHTLAAGAADPADPLCAAHLHGPPLAVAAAADLAASALNPSLDSWDQAPAASAIEALLTRALAAEFYDTPHPDALVTTGGTEANQLALLLARERHGPGLTVLHGAGAHHSVPRAAWLLGLPPTACLPTPTGTLDPARLAEALAATPGPVLVTATAGTTDAGLIDPLEAIADLCEQYGADLHIDAAYGGLLALSPRHRPRVAGLGRAHSLTIDLHKLGWQPVAAGLLAVPDTALLAPLAHQADYLNATDDTEAGLPDLLGRSLRTTRRPDALKIAATLRSLGRDGLAHLIDRTCELAHHLARLLDAHPRFELHAPPTISTVLFRPTHTDDTHLAALRRTLLLGGHAVLGRATADGRLWLKATLLNPHTTARDLDTLVTLLEGSSHR; encoded by the coding sequence ATGACCGCGCCGCCCGGCACCCCGCCGACCCCACCGCACCCGCTCGCCGGCGGCCGCCTCGGCGCCGAAGCCCTGCGGCCCCTCCTCGACACCGTCCTCGAGGCCCTGCACACCGGAGCCCAGGAGCGCGGCGGGCCGATTCCGGCAGGCGGCCCCGACGCCCTCGCGGCCCGCGTCCACGCCGTACTGGGCGACGTACTCCCCGAAAAGGGCCACGGCGATCACGAGGCGCTCCGGACCCTCGTCCACACCCTCGCCGCCGGCGCCGCCGACCCCGCCGACCCCCTGTGCGCGGCCCACCTCCACGGCCCGCCCCTCGCCGTCGCAGCCGCCGCCGACCTCGCCGCCTCCGCCCTCAACCCCTCCCTCGACTCCTGGGACCAGGCCCCCGCCGCCTCCGCGATCGAAGCCCTCCTCACCCGCGCCCTCGCCGCCGAGTTCTACGACACCCCCCACCCCGACGCCCTCGTCACCACCGGCGGCACCGAGGCCAACCAGCTCGCCCTGCTCCTCGCCCGCGAACGCCACGGACCCGGCCTGACCGTCCTCCACGGAGCCGGCGCCCACCACTCGGTCCCCCGCGCCGCCTGGCTCCTCGGCCTGCCCCCCACCGCCTGTCTCCCCACCCCCACCGGCACCCTCGACCCCGCCCGCCTCGCCGAAGCCCTCGCCGCCACCCCCGGCCCCGTCCTCGTCACCGCCACCGCCGGCACCACCGACGCCGGCCTCATCGACCCGCTCGAAGCCATCGCCGACCTGTGCGAGCAGTACGGCGCCGACCTCCACATCGACGCCGCGTACGGAGGCCTCCTCGCCCTCAGCCCCCGCCACCGCCCCCGCGTCGCAGGCCTCGGCCGCGCCCACTCCCTCACCATCGACCTGCACAAACTCGGCTGGCAGCCCGTCGCCGCAGGCCTCCTAGCCGTCCCCGACACCGCCCTGCTGGCCCCCCTCGCCCACCAGGCCGACTACCTCAACGCCACCGACGACACCGAAGCGGGCCTCCCCGACCTCCTCGGCCGCTCCCTGCGCACCACCCGCCGCCCCGACGCCCTCAAGATCGCCGCCACCCTGCGCTCACTCGGCCGCGACGGCCTCGCCCACCTCATCGACCGCACCTGCGAACTCGCCCACCACCTCGCCCGCCTCCTCGACGCACACCCCCGCTTCGAACTCCACGCACCCCCCACCATCAGCACCGTCCTCTTCCGCCCCACCCACACCGACGACACCCACCTCGCCGCCCTGCGCCGCACCCTCCTCCTCGGCGGCCACGCCGTACTCGGCCGCGCCACCGCCGACGGCCGCCTCTGGCTCAAAGCCACCCTGCTCAACCCCCACACCACCGCGCGGGACCTGGACACCCTCGTCACCCTCCTGGAAGGCAGCAGCCACCGATGA
- a CDS encoding lysine N(6)-hydroxylase/L-ornithine N(5)-oxygenase family protein, with protein sequence MTAQLDAPHDLVGIGIGPSNLSLAALAHGLPQQGTGELATAFYDQRHDFRWHPGLLIDGTTLQVPFLADLVTFADPTSPWTFLNYLKHKERLFPFYFAEQFHIQRAEYDAYCRWVAGRLPGLHFGHQVDAVRWNPERDLFEVDYTQLDTDGEAEALGRTHTRNLALGIGTAPYVPEPLRPLAEAPTVPVIHSADYLDNRLRILAADHVTVIGSGQSGAEVFLDLLRSRPAGRERLTWLARTPSFAPMEYSKLGLEHFTPDYTRYFHALPEPVRDQLIPAQWQLHKGIDAATITAIHDELYRRTLQGGWPDAVLTPGVSVRTAGRVATTKVELHLEHTQQGTRSRLTTDAVVLATGYKERPLTGLLAGLDPYLRKDSSGRPRIDENHRMILDPSVTGSIFVQNGERHTHGVGAPDLGLAAWRSAAILNTLTGKEPYPQPTRTAFTTFGLEQREHTRPAPTVELLPLVEHP encoded by the coding sequence ATGACCGCCCAGCTCGATGCACCCCACGACCTCGTCGGAATCGGCATCGGCCCCTCGAACCTGTCCCTCGCCGCCCTGGCCCACGGCCTCCCCCAGCAAGGGACCGGCGAACTCGCCACCGCCTTCTACGACCAGCGCCACGACTTCCGCTGGCACCCCGGACTCCTCATCGACGGCACCACCCTCCAGGTCCCCTTCCTCGCCGACCTCGTCACCTTCGCCGACCCCACCAGCCCCTGGACCTTCCTCAACTACCTCAAGCACAAGGAGCGGCTCTTCCCCTTCTACTTCGCCGAGCAGTTCCACATCCAGCGCGCCGAATACGACGCCTACTGCCGCTGGGTCGCCGGCCGCCTGCCCGGACTCCACTTCGGCCACCAGGTCGACGCCGTCCGCTGGAACCCCGAACGCGACCTCTTCGAAGTCGACTACACCCAACTCGACACCGACGGCGAAGCCGAAGCCCTCGGCCGCACCCACACCCGCAACCTCGCCCTCGGCATCGGCACCGCCCCCTACGTCCCCGAACCCCTGCGCCCCCTCGCCGAAGCCCCCACCGTCCCCGTCATCCACTCCGCCGACTACCTCGACAACCGCCTGCGCATCCTCGCCGCCGACCACGTCACCGTCATCGGATCAGGCCAGTCCGGAGCCGAAGTCTTCCTCGACCTGCTCCGCTCCCGCCCCGCCGGCCGCGAACGCCTCACCTGGCTCGCCCGTACGCCGTCCTTCGCCCCCATGGAGTACTCGAAGCTCGGCCTCGAACACTTCACGCCCGACTACACGCGCTACTTCCACGCCCTGCCCGAGCCCGTACGCGACCAGCTCATCCCCGCGCAGTGGCAGCTCCACAAGGGCATCGACGCCGCCACCATCACCGCCATCCACGACGAGCTCTACCGCCGCACCCTCCAGGGAGGCTGGCCCGACGCCGTCCTCACCCCGGGAGTCAGCGTCCGCACCGCCGGCCGCGTCGCCACCACCAAGGTCGAACTCCACCTCGAACACACCCAGCAGGGCACCCGCTCCCGCCTCACCACCGACGCCGTCGTCCTCGCCACCGGCTACAAGGAACGGCCCCTCACCGGCCTCCTCGCAGGCCTCGACCCCTACCTGCGCAAGGACTCCTCCGGCCGTCCCCGCATCGACGAGAACCACCGCATGATCCTCGACCCCTCCGTCACCGGCAGCATCTTCGTCCAGAACGGCGAACGCCACACCCACGGCGTCGGAGCCCCCGACCTCGGCCTCGCCGCCTGGCGCAGCGCCGCCATCCTGAACACCCTCACCGGCAAGGAGCCCTACCCCCAGCCCACCCGCACCGCCTTCACCACCTTCGGCCTCGAACAGCGGGAGCACACCCGGCCCGCTCCCACGGTCGAGCTGCTCCCGCTGGTCGAACATCCCTAG
- a CDS encoding bifunctional metallophosphatase/5'-nucleotidase: MAFDRRTFLGTSAATGAAVALTGAAGTPAAAAEAAPEAGAGAAGKPRTYSFTVMGTTDLHGNVFNWDYFTDKEFDDKAHNDVGLAKISTLVNQVRAEKGRCNTLMIDAGDTIQGTQLSYYYAKVDPITARRGPVHPMAQAMNAIGYDAAALGNHEFNYGIPVLRKFEEQCDFPLLGANALDAKTLRPAFAPYSMHRLRTPYGRDVKVAVLGLTNPGIAIWDKANVQGKMTFPGLEEQAAKYVPKLRSMGADVVIVSAHSGSSGTSSYGDQLPYIENAAGLVAEQVPGIDAILVGHAHTEIPEYRVKNKATGKDVVLSEPLKWGQRLTLFDFELTWSKGCWSVAKVSAKVLNSNTAVEDPKIVRLLSDEHRKVVAYVNQVIGTSVQAMSSADGPVKDVAIIDLINHVQADTVKGALAGTQWAALPVLSQASCFSRTAAIPAGQVTIKDAAGLYPFENTMEARLLTGAQLKDYLEYSARYYVQTAPGAPVDPAKLTNSEGVPDYNYDAVYGLSYDIDVAQPVGSRISGLSFQGKAVDPAAEFVLAVNNYRASGGGNFPHVPQAKQLWANSEEIRNTIIQWVKAKGTIDPAQFASVDWRLTRAGVPVF; this comes from the coding sequence ATGGCGTTCGACCGTAGGACGTTTCTGGGTACTTCGGCCGCCACGGGTGCGGCCGTCGCGCTGACGGGGGCCGCGGGCACCCCGGCTGCCGCGGCCGAGGCGGCCCCCGAGGCCGGGGCCGGGGCCGCGGGGAAGCCGCGTACGTACTCGTTCACGGTGATGGGGACGACCGACCTGCACGGGAACGTCTTCAACTGGGACTACTTCACCGACAAGGAGTTCGACGACAAGGCGCACAACGACGTCGGCCTGGCGAAGATCTCGACGCTCGTGAACCAGGTGCGGGCGGAGAAGGGGCGCTGCAACACGCTGATGATCGATGCGGGTGACACGATCCAGGGCACGCAGCTGTCGTACTACTACGCGAAGGTGGATCCGATCACCGCGCGGCGCGGTCCGGTGCACCCGATGGCGCAGGCGATGAACGCGATCGGCTACGACGCGGCGGCGCTGGGGAACCACGAGTTCAACTACGGCATACCGGTGCTGCGCAAGTTCGAGGAGCAGTGCGATTTCCCGCTGCTGGGGGCGAACGCGCTGGATGCGAAGACGCTGCGGCCGGCGTTCGCGCCGTACAGCATGCACCGGTTGCGGACCCCTTACGGGCGGGACGTGAAGGTGGCGGTGCTGGGGCTGACGAACCCGGGGATCGCGATCTGGGACAAGGCGAACGTGCAGGGGAAGATGACGTTCCCGGGGCTGGAGGAGCAGGCGGCGAAGTACGTGCCGAAGCTGCGGTCGATGGGTGCGGACGTGGTGATCGTGTCCGCGCACTCGGGTTCGAGCGGTACGTCCTCCTACGGTGACCAGTTGCCGTACATCGAGAACGCGGCGGGTCTGGTGGCCGAGCAGGTGCCGGGGATCGACGCGATCCTGGTGGGGCACGCGCACACGGAGATCCCGGAGTACCGGGTGAAGAACAAGGCGACCGGCAAGGACGTGGTGCTGTCGGAGCCGCTGAAGTGGGGGCAGCGCCTGACGCTGTTCGACTTCGAGCTGACGTGGTCGAAGGGCTGCTGGTCGGTGGCGAAGGTGTCCGCGAAGGTGCTGAACTCGAACACGGCGGTCGAGGACCCGAAGATCGTGCGGCTGCTGTCGGACGAGCACCGCAAGGTCGTGGCGTACGTGAACCAGGTGATCGGTACGTCGGTGCAGGCGATGTCCTCGGCGGACGGGCCGGTCAAGGACGTCGCGATCATCGATCTGATCAACCACGTGCAGGCGGACACGGTGAAGGGGGCGCTGGCGGGCACGCAGTGGGCGGCGCTGCCGGTGCTGTCGCAGGCGTCGTGCTTCTCGCGTACGGCGGCGATTCCGGCCGGGCAGGTGACGATCAAGGATGCTGCGGGCCTGTACCCGTTCGAGAACACGATGGAGGCGCGGCTGCTGACGGGTGCGCAGCTGAAGGACTACCTGGAGTACTCGGCGCGGTACTACGTGCAGACGGCGCCGGGTGCTCCGGTGGACCCGGCGAAGCTGACGAATTCCGAGGGCGTCCCGGACTACAACTACGACGCGGTGTACGGGCTGTCGTACGACATCGACGTCGCGCAGCCGGTGGGTTCGCGGATCTCGGGGCTTTCGTTCCAGGGGAAGGCGGTGGATCCGGCTGCGGAGTTCGTGCTGGCGGTGAACAACTACCGGGCGTCGGGTGGCGGGAACTTCCCGCACGTGCCGCAGGCCAAGCAGCTGTGGGCGAATTCGGAGGAGATCCGCAACACGATCATCCAGTGGGTGAAGGCGAAGGGGACGATCGACCCGGCCCAGTTCGCGTCGGTGGACTGGCGGCTGACCCGGGCCGGGGTTCCGGTGTTCTAG